The following nucleotide sequence is from Thermogemmata fonticola.
ATACCGGGCGGAGACGAATGTGACAGGTTGGCTGGTCATGGACCTGTCGCAATCGATGGACTGGAACGGTCCGCTGGAAGCGCGGAGCGCTGGGGTCAAGGTGGATGCCTCCGTGCTGGGTGCAGCGGCGACGGAAACGCTGACCAAGTTCGAATATGGCATCTGCCTGGCTGCGGCCCTGGGGTATCTCATGATCCAGCAGCAGGACCCCGTCGGACTCGTCGCCTTCGACACGCAACTGCGCACGGTCGTTCCCCCCAAAAGCAAGCGGACCCAGCTTGGCACGTTGCTCTCCGTGCTGGCGAATCTGCGGCCGAGCGGCCCGACCGACATCGCCGGCAGCCTCATGCAACTGGCGGCCTTCGTTCGAGGCAAGAGCCTGATCATGCTCTTCAGCGATCTGCTCCCCACCCGCGACGACTGGCGCAGCGAAGCCGAAGCTGTCATCCGCAGCCTCTACCGCCTCCGCTACGCCGGCCACGAGGTCATCGTCTTCCACATCCTCGATGTTCTGGAAGCCCAATTTCCCCTCGCCGGACTGATCGACTTTGCCGATGTGGAATCCGAGGCGCACCAGGAAGTGGACGCCCAGGGGATCCGCGAGGATTACCTGCGGTTTGTCGAGGAGTTCCGGGGTTACTATCAGCGGGAGTGTGCCGCTGCCCGCGTCGATTACGTGCCGATAGACACCTCGGTCGGCTTCGACCGGGCACTGCTGGATTATCTGATCCTGCGCCAGCAGCGCTTCGGCTGAACGCCCCCGCTTCCCACTTCTGTTCTGGACCAGCCCCTTCGGCGGCATGGACAAGAGGTTTTTTGTGATGATGTGCGTCTACTGTAAGGAAGCGAGCAAAGCGGTACCTTCGACTTGGTACATCGACAATGCCACGAGTGAGAACGGGCCTATGATTCCGGCTCCGCAGGCGAGGCTTCGCCGGAGTGAGGACCGAACAGCCGAGGCTTGAAATCCCTGGGGTCTGAAGGGGAAATTGGCTCAGAACCGAGGGAGGCAAGCGAGACGGGGCGGTCCGCTCGTAGCTGCCCCCCTCCGAGGGGCGCGAGAGAGGGTCAGGCGGTCATGGCCGCGTCGAACGGTGGATGCCAATGGGTTGCCAGGTGTGATTGGACACGTGGTTTAGACGTGCTGATTCCAGCGAGAGGGGTAAAGCAGGCGGGGCAGGAGCAGGGGCAAGTCTTCGCGGTCGCGGCAGGTGAAGAGCTGGCCATCCACGACGACTGCCTCATCCCGATAGGCAGCCCCCGCGGCCCGGACGTCATCCCGAATGCCCGGCGTGCACGTCACTTGCCGTCCGTCGAGCACTCCAGCGCTGATGAGCAGTTGGGGGCCGTGGCCGATGGCCGCCACAGGCAAGCCGTCTTGTACAAATGTCCGTGTCACATCGACGGCCTCTTCCCGCAACCGCAGCCGTTCGACACACGTCCCATCCGGGATCAGGAGCAGATCGTAATCGCTGGGATTGACCTGATGGATGGTGGTATCGGGTTCGATGCGGTAATTGTGCATGCCCACGAGCACATGCATGAGGGGGGAAGCCAGGCAAACTTCCCATCCCGCCTCGCGGAGCCGGTACCAAAGGTAATGCACGGTCACGTCTTCAAAGCCGTCATCGAGCAACACCAACGCTTTCATGATGTGGTTCCCCCCCTGAATGATGCCGTTTTCCCCGTGAGCGGGGCAGGTTCCCCACGACCAGCCCCTGAGATAACCATCGATAACTCCTGCTAGCCATTTTAGTGAATGTTTTGGAAGGGCGAGTATTGCGCGGCCATGTTCCGGGGCAGGGAGTCTTTGGCGGGGGTGGGAGCGGCTGCGGAGGCCCTTTGCGGGAGCAATCCGGGCCGGGTCGATCACGTTGGCAAACAGTATTTCTCGTTATTTTTTGCGGAAGGGATTGGGGGGCAGATCGACTTTTTTGATGGATTGGAGGAAGTCCAGGATTTTACCGCCGTCATCGGCGAGTTGGGCGTGGAAGTGGAGGGTGAAGCCGTGGGGTCCTTTGGCGTCGATCAAGGCGGGTTGCAAGGTGAGGAAGGTTTTGACCACGTCGATTAGTCCCATCATGGTGGCGCAGAAGATGTCGATGCGGGCACCGTGGGCCAGGAGGTACTCGGCGATATCGCGGCGGCCCATGTGGGAAGCAGCACCGAGGGCGGATTCCCAATCTCCGCCGCCCCAGTCGATGGTGGCGTTGACCAGGGCGGGCTGGCGGGTCAACAAGCGCTGAACCATGGGCAAATCGCTGTGAGCGAAGATCACGAAGTCCTGGACGAGCAGGCGGGGAAGCGGGGAACGGCGCCAGGAGGGGGTGAAGCTGGGCTTGGGATAGTCGCGGACGAAGGGTGGCTCGACGGGAACCGGGGTCGGGGGCGGGGCCAACTCCGGTTCGGCGGCTGTGAGGGCGTCCGCTCCCAGCACGACACTGCTGGCGCAGGTGATGGTGAATTGGCGGCGGCTCCAGGCCATGGCGGTTTCCTCCTCTTGCAGACGGGCGGGGGTTATGCCTTTTCCAGCGGGGGCAGCAGGTCTCGTTGCGCGCAGGACGCCGCTGCTGCTTCATCATAGCCGTGCTGAGGGTGGGAAGCCACGCTTCGGCAGAAATGGAGTTGGGGGAAATCGAGGCGCGGAGCGGAAGCCAGGCGGCGAGGTCAGCCGAGGGCGTCGTGGAGGACGGAGCCGGTGGGGAGGAGGGGAACCGGGCGTCCGATGCGGTCGCGGAGCGTCGTTTCCAGGTCGAAGCCGAGGAGGTAGTAGGCGGTGGCGAGGATGTCCTTAGGCGAGACAGGCCGATCGACGACGGTGCCGCCGATGCGATCGGTTTTGCCGATGACTTTGCCCCGGCTGATGCCGCCTCCGGCAAGCAGGACGGTGTAAGCCTGGGACCAGTGGTCGCGTCCGCCGCCTTTGCTGGAGTTGAGTTTGGGGGTGCGGCCATGTTCGCTGAGGACCAGGACGAGGGTTTCGTCGAGCAGGCCGCGTTGTTCCAGGTCGGTGAGGAGGGCAGCGAAGCCGCGGTCGAAGCCGGGCATCAGTTCTTCGCGCAAGCGAGGGTAGTGTTCCCAGTGGGTGTCCCACCCGGAGCCGGCCAGGCCGTACTCATCCCAGAAGACGGTGACGAAGCGGCTGCCGGCTTCGATGAGCCGCCGGGCGGCCAGGCAGCTTTGGCCGAAGAGAGTATGGCCGTAGGTGTCGCGTACTTTGGCCGGTTCCCGCCGCACATCCAGGGCTTGGCGTACCTGGGGTGAAGTGAGCAGGGTGTAGGCCATCTCGCGGAAAGGGTCGCCGCTGTCGATGCGGTCGCGGACGCGGCGGGCCTGTTCCAACTGTTCGAGCAAGGAGCGGCGGCGTTCCAGGCGGTCCAGCGTGATGTCAGGAGCCGGAGGCGGTCCGAGCGTGAAATAGGCGTCCGGATCGATCCCGACGTAAGGTTCCGCGAAGGTTTCGCTTTCGTTGTTGAGCGTCTTGGTGATGGTGCGATTGGCTCGGCCGTGGAACTGGGTGAAGTGGGGGGCATAGGGCCGGCCCAGGAAGGCAGGATAAGGTCCGGCACGCGGCACTTCGCCCCGCCGCTGACTGCTGAAGGGGAAGGGAAGGGCGATGTTGTCCGGCACGGGCTTGCGCCGGGCGGCGGGCGAACGCTGTTGTTCCAGATAGGCCACCACCGACCCGATGAACGGCCAGTGCCGGCTGTCATTCGGCGCCAGTTCCATGGCGACGTCAATCTGGGGCACGCCGGTGGTGGCATAGGCTACGCCGTGGATCGGATACGGGTGGGTCACCGAGCGCACGACTGTCAGCAGGTGCATGACGCGGCTGGTCTGCGGCAACAATTCGCAAACATCGCAGCCGGGAAGCGTCGAGCGGATGGGGCGGAGTTCGCCGCGGACCTCGAGGGGAGCGTCCGGCTTCATATCCGCCAGTTCGAGCTGGCTGGGGGAGCCATAGAGAAACAGCAGAATGCAAGACTTCGCCCGGCCAAAGAATCGTCCGGCCGTATGGGCTGCTAGACTGGCTGCCGAAGCCGACCCCCAGCGCAGGGCCTCCGCCAAAGTCAGGCCCGCCGCTGCTCCAACCGTCAGCCATTCCCGACGCGTGTAACCGTCACAGAACCGTTTCGGTTGACCCAGCAATTGCAACATGATGACACCGACTCCACGGATCGACACTTCTCGACAACGGGATGCCGTAAAAAGGGACACCGGCAGGGCGGGCAGTTTTCTCCCGGTCGTTCCGCACGGAGAGACTATCCGAACAACCTGTTCTTATGATGCCGGATGATACGGGATGGGGCAAGTCAAAAAATGCGGATACTTTCAGTTGAAGCCGTCTCTTTCGACTGGAAGCACCCAAGGGGGCGCCCGTTGCCCTCTCTCCGAGGAAGGGGGGTCGGAGAAGGCTCGGCAGAATACCAGGGTGACATGGCGGCGTGGACAAGGGGAGGGAGAAGGCCGTCTGCCGGCAAAAGGCGGGGCGCTGGAGCGGAGGGGGCGATCCTCCGGTTCCGACGTTCAATCAGACGCTCAAAGAGGGCGCAGGAGTATAGGAGAACTCATGGGGCGGAGTGATAGGTTCTTCCTCGCCGCCGCGGTCCTTGAAGATATGGAGTGCTCGCAAACGGGACAGATCGAGGTATTTGGGTTCCGGGTACAGTTCGTGGGTGAAGGGGTTGCCGGGGGCATAGTCGTGGATCATGACGCGGACTTTGGGCAGGCCGCGGAAGTGGAGGTCTTCTGCGCGTCGGCGTCCGCCGTGGACATCGTACAACTCGGCCAGGATGCGCAGGACGCGCTCGACGTGTTTGAAGGAGACGCCGTCTTCGACGAAGATGATGTCGATGTGGGTGGCGCGGAGCAGGGCGTGGGCGTGCTGCCGGGCGCGGCGGGAAAGAACGGTATGATACGGCGGACCCACCAGGCTGGCGCGCCCTTCCTCGGAGTTGGGATCGGATTCTTCCCGACCGGCACTGTCGAGGAACCACCAGTGCGGGGCAAGCCAGAAGGCGCCGCCTCCCGGTCCACGGTAGGGGGCCAGCCGCTTGAAGAGTTTGTGCAAGCCCCGGAAGAGCTGGCGGCGCAGTTGGATGACATCCCGCCGTTCTAATCGTTCTCGTACCTCGGGCCGTTGCAGGTCCTCCACACTTACGCGCAGGGGCCAAGGCGGGTCGAAATCTGTCGCTTGGGATTGCTCCGGCGGGACAATAAGGATGGGAACATCCCCGCTCTGGCGCGGCGCCGGATGGCGGCGGACATACCAACCCCAGCGGCGGATAAGAGTGGCGGCGCGGGCGATGGCCAGCGGGTCGGTACCGCCGATGTGGACCGTCGGCGGAGTACGGCGAGCGGGATCGTGACGCCGGGACTGACACCAGAACGCCAGGGTGACGGCCCACAAACCGGGCAAAAGCCAGGCGGCTACTGCTCCCAATAGGCCCGTCAGCGGCAGCGGGTCCTGACCTGGCGGCGGCCCCCACAGGCGATTGCCGCAGGCTGTCACCAGGATATCCGCTGTCAACAGCAGGAGCAGGAAAGCGACGAGAGTCAACAGGCGGCGGATGGGCAGCGCGCGAATCCCGCGGCGGCTTTGCCAGACTACGGCCGCTTCATCCCGTCCCAGCAGCAGGCCGACCGCTGCCGTGAACAAGAGCAATCCGCCGTTGATCAGCAGAATCCAGCCGCAGGGTGCTTCCCAGGCCAGGGCGGAGATGAGCACGGCATACGCCACCACCGCGGCCAGTTCCACCCCTCGCCGGTCCGGATCGCCCAGGCGGGTTTTGAGCAGCCGATCCAGCACCGTTACCGGCACATAAACCCCGAAAAAAGTCAGCAATAGCAATAGCAGCCACAGGATGCCCAGCGCGGCCAGATATAAGGTGTAGGAACCGTACACGCCAAGCAGGCGCCAGCCCGCCTCGGGAGCCAGATACCAGAGTAGTCCTGCCAGCATCCCCCAGAGCACGAGACCGGCGATCCCCCAGGTGATCCAGCGCGGCACGGCTTGGGGCAGAGGCGGTTCGCCCCGCAGGTCCAAGCCTAGCTTGTATTGCCATTGGCTCGCCTGGTAGCCCCATTGGCCGCAGAGTTCCAGCAACCCCTCCAACCAGGGCAACGGCGTACGCCGGTGCCGGATCACCACCGTGATGAGAGCCACGTTGAGGGCCAGCAGCCCCAGCAGGTCCTGGAAATCGTGCCGGGCAAAGCGGCCGGCCACTTCCAGCGCCAGCACGAAGCCGCACAGCACTAAGGTGAATCGCCCGCCGTTGCGCAAGAAGCGGCGACTCCCCGGCCAGACTCGTGTCAACAGTTTCATACCCGCCCTGCCCGTAAGCCCTGGACCTGCCCCCAGGAAGACTCTCTCTGCTGCTAGGTGTGGCCTACATCATTGTGGCCCGCATTGAGAATCCTTGGCGAAGCATTGTTGTGGCCTACATCGTTGTGGCTTGCTGTATCGCGGTCTGCATCGGAGAAGTTTGCGCTTGCTGGCCCCCCTACTCCTCCCAATGGAACAACCTCGGGATGGCTTTCGGGAGAAGATGGGGGATGGCCGCCTTCCGCCGCGTTAGCTTTCCTCTTCTCCCTATTCCGAATCTGG
It contains:
- a CDS encoding DUF58 domain-containing protein is translated as MTAEKYLRPEVIRQVGRLDLRAKFIVEGFLSGLHASPFHGFSVEFSEHRKYNPGDDIKTIDWNVYAKTGKYFVKKYRAETNVTGWLVMDLSQSMDWNGPLEARSAGVKVDASVLGAAATETLTKFEYGICLAAALGYLMIQQQDPVGLVAFDTQLRTVVPPKSKRTQLGTLLSVLANLRPSGPTDIAGSLMQLAAFVRGKSLIMLFSDLLPTRDDWRSEAEAVIRSLYRLRYAGHEVIVFHILDVLEAQFPLAGLIDFADVESEAHQEVDAQGIREDYLRFVEEFRGYYQRECAAARVDYVPIDTSVGFDRALLDYLILRQQRFG
- a CDS encoding DJ-1/PfpI family protein gives rise to the protein MKALVLLDDGFEDVTVHYLWYRLREAGWEVCLASPLMHVLVGMHNYRIEPDTTIHQVNPSDYDLLLIPDGTCVERLRLREEAVDVTRTFVQDGLPVAAIGHGPQLLISAGVLDGRQVTCTPGIRDDVRAAGAAYRDEAVVVDGQLFTCRDREDLPLLLPRLLYPSRWNQHV
- a CDS encoding ankyrin repeat domain-containing protein, whose translation is MAWSRRQFTITCASSVVLGADALTAAEPELAPPPTPVPVEPPFVRDYPKPSFTPSWRRSPLPRLLVQDFVIFAHSDLPMVQRLLTRQPALVNATIDWGGGDWESALGAASHMGRRDIAEYLLAHGARIDIFCATMMGLIDVVKTFLTLQPALIDAKGPHGFTLHFHAQLADDGGKILDFLQSIKKVDLPPNPFRKK
- a CDS encoding DUF1501 domain-containing protein; translated protein: MLQLLGQPKRFCDGYTRREWLTVGAAAGLTLAEALRWGSASAASLAAHTAGRFFGRAKSCILLFLYGSPSQLELADMKPDAPLEVRGELRPIRSTLPGCDVCELLPQTSRVMHLLTVVRSVTHPYPIHGVAYATTGVPQIDVAMELAPNDSRHWPFIGSVVAYLEQQRSPAARRKPVPDNIALPFPFSSQRRGEVPRAGPYPAFLGRPYAPHFTQFHGRANRTITKTLNNESETFAEPYVGIDPDAYFTLGPPPAPDITLDRLERRRSLLEQLEQARRVRDRIDSGDPFREMAYTLLTSPQVRQALDVRREPAKVRDTYGHTLFGQSCLAARRLIEAGSRFVTVFWDEYGLAGSGWDTHWEHYPRLREELMPGFDRGFAALLTDLEQRGLLDETLVLVLSEHGRTPKLNSSKGGGRDHWSQAYTVLLAGGGISRGKVIGKTDRIGGTVVDRPVSPKDILATAYYLLGFDLETTLRDRIGRPVPLLPTGSVLHDALG